In the genome of Ctenopharyngodon idella isolate HZGC_01 chromosome 16, HZGC01, whole genome shotgun sequence, the window AAGTGCATGAATCCCTCTGGCTGTGTGCAGTGTAGAGAGTAACACGATCGCTCCCCTTCCAGTTGGTTTGAGCAGTCAGTCAGTCACCTGTGTGTAGGATGGCCAAAGGAGGTAAATCCCTCGAAAAAGACAAAGGGGGTGGCTGGTAACTGGTAACTGTATGACAACTGAAATCACCAAATGGCCTTAAATCACTACATAAAAATtgcaaaatgttacattttctaatacatttatttcatgcacGGATTGCTTCAAACAGAGCTGCACAAGCTCACGCCGCCATTTGCGGGACAATATCAGCATGTTTGCCAGGGTTCAAAGCGCCAAATGAGAGTAAAAATCGGTACTGAAACCATGTTATACAATGCATGgagatatatatacacacacacacacacacacacacacacacacacaggtgctggtcatataattagaatatcgtgaaaaagttcattttttttttattgtaaattattttaaaaaatgaaactttcatatattctagattccctacatgtaaagtaaaacatttcaaaagttttttttttttttaatttgttgattagagcgtacagctcatgaaagtccaaaatccagtatctcaaaatattagaatatttacatttgagtttcattaaatgaccatccctacagtataaattccgggtatcttttgttctttgaaaccacactaatggggaagactgctgacttggcaatggtccaggagacaatcattgacaccctccacaaagagagtaagtcacagaaggtcattactgaatggggtggctgtttacagtgtatatcaaagcatattaaatgcaaagttgactggaaggaagaaattgggtaggcaaaggtgcacaagcaacagggatgaccgcaagcttgagaatactgtcaagtaaagccaattcaaacacttgggagagcttcacaatgagtagaatgaagccggagtcagcgcatcaagagtcaccacactcagacatcttcaggaaaaggactaccaagccacttctgaaccagagacaacgtcagaagcatcttacctgggctaaggagaaaaagaactggacagtgaacagtggtcgaaagtcctcttttcagataaaagtaaattttgcatttcatgttgaaatcatggtcccagagtatgaaggaagactggagaggcacagaatctaagctgcttgaagtctagtgtgaagtttctgaagtcaataatgatttggggggggcgtgacgtctgctggtgttggtccattgtgttttatcaagtgcagagtcaatgcagccatcttccaggagattttggagcactttatgcttccatctgctgacaagctttatggagatgctgatttccttttccagcaggactttagcacctgcccacagtgcaaaaaccacttccaagtggtttgctgagcatgatattactgtgctttattggccagccaatatgcctgacctgaatctatgggatattttcaagagaaagatgagaaacagtcgatccaacaatatacagatgatctgaaggctcaatagtgcctcagcagtgccacaggctgatcacttccatgccacacttcactgatgcagtaatttgtgctaggagcaagtcatttgctgtaatatgtcctgccgatcaagtattgagtgcacaaaagaacatactttaaagaacttgaactttctgttttgcaaatccattttttgattgatcttaggaaatattctaatattttgaaatactggattttggactttcatgagctgtacgctctaatcaaaattaaaaaaaaaaaaaaaaaaaaaaaaacttttgaaatgttttactttacatgtagggaatctagaatatatgaaagtttcatttttaaaaataatttataataaaaaaaattaactttttgatgatattctaattatatgaccagcacctgtgtctgtgtgtgtgtgtgtgtgatatatatatatatatatatatataaattcgaTTCATAACGATTCATAACGTAGAACTGGCGTCGGGcgagagagagaactctgattggctgttcagtttaGTGAACTAGTGGAAGCGCGAGAATAATAGCTAAACAGTGAGCAAACAAGCCACGGCAGTACAGCCAGAAGGCTGTTCTAATTTTACGCCCTGTACCTGAAAGTATATTAACGTGAGCTGAGTGGAATatagaaagtgatcagcatgaatgatattcaaaacaataagcacgtgctgctttgtttacggtttGTATATCTGCAGCGCCGGTCTCCCTTTGAAtatgtatgaaaaaaataagtcaGTGGTCTCCTTACACGCAGGCGCAGAGCGCGCGTGCCTGCTGACAGTCAGCTATAGTTTTCTGGGTGTGTTCACGTGCAGTTTTTTTTTGCCCCGACACAGGCGACAACACAGTCGGCTTTTATCAGTGCTAGTTCTTTGGCGTCGGTTTGGTTTATCTCTACCCTTATACCCCACTGTCTTTCATTGCATGGGCAAAAGCAGGTCTTTTCTTGTGTTCTAGAGAATAGGTCTGTAACAACTAACCAAaatcaataatgaaaataatcaacaaatCTGTCTCTTAATGTGTTTGAGATGTTTTTCTCAGTGCATAACTTATTGTATCCTTATTTGAAATCTTAATAGTTTATTTAGAAGTTATAATGTATAGGGTAGTTCACAATTATCTGTTAATGttagaaaattattttgcaAAGGCTTGTCCTGACAACTTCACAGCCTTCAGTGAACACGAGTCAGGCAGACCGAGCATAATAGAACAGAAGtgcaataattctgactaaaacaTAGGCCTACATTATTGCACTTCTTGAAAGGCGCCTATAAATAAGGTATTATTTctaatttctttattattagACATCAAAAGAAACATGCAGCAATTTTGTAattaatggattatttttttaataaatcaccCATGAATTTTTCCATTtgattaatcaaataaataactgTCTGATTAATCTGTTAGCAAAATAATTATTAGCCCTACTGCAGAGGAAAGTATAAAAGGTTTTGAATAAAACAAGGATGACAGCAATATAGGAAAAcattgtgtgaactaacccattacgTTCAGATCATGCAATTATCAGTTTTAGATACAGCTACAGGAATATGCACAAACTAGTCAATGGACAAAACCAGCCCCCTTGAATGACAGGTAAATCCCTCTGCCTGTATCAAATGCTGCCAAATGCTGAGACTAGGTCCAACAGGTTACTTAGCAACTGTAACCTTATATGGTCAAGCCAAGCAATCAATCACACTGGCTTCCTGAGAGAGGATGGGGAGCGATTCAAGGCCCAAAAGCACAGAACAGGGATAATACGACTACAATGGAGGTGTGGGATGAACTGGACTGGGGGGAGGGGAGCGTAAGTGGGTGTAGAGTTATGGCGTTGTATTCACTACACTGTCGAAGCTTTGAGGAGGGAATTTAAAAATCCCAAACTGGCAGGAAGTGCCCTCAAGCCCAGGGTGTGTTCCTGCAAGGAGCTTGATTCACTTTGTTTAGGATTTCGTGCATTACAGATGTTAATTATTCTGAAGCAAAAAGATTTAGTGTTTGAATGTCAGATGACTTACAAAAGCAACCTCAGACATGGCTTGAAATATCAGACACCGACTCGTAATAAGAAACTATGAGCTGCTGATGGAAGATCTAGAAAATATTCTATTCAAATGTGCCCATATAGAGACATAAACCTAAATGAGGATGATAAAGAGGGTCGTTCTATGAAAACAAAAGGGGCATTTGGTTTCACAAAGGCAAGACTACCAAACACCGAAGTGGGTCACATTCCATCCTTGCCATTTGAACCATTTGCCATTTGCCATGTTTCACTTAAGGTGCATTTCTCTCTATAGACGCATCCATTATACTGCGGAACTGAGAGtcagcatcgtcaacttcatctttgccaCCGAAAGGGACTCAGAAAgcactagtttattaataaattattaaaatgtcagTCTCCTTCAAGACAGCCTCCTTTGTTCTTTTCTGACATTCGTTATCATTTTTGCTGGTGTGCTAAGGCAATCTTTTTATGGAGTGcttgatttatattttaaaggcccattattatggtttattatTTATCTCTAATGTAGAACAATGTTACATATAATATACTTTCTCAACCCTGAAACCCAAACCACCCCACCCCCCATATATatttaactaattaaattaatataaacgtgCGACTAGTCGACTAATGGCTTGAATGAATGACTattagtcgactagaaaaatctttagctGGGGACAGACCCAAATAAAAGACCATTGCAGCTTCTGTTTAATGCCTGTTCTGTTTCTAACCTGCTTGTCACGAGAAAAAGTCAaacaatattttcatgtttttgtattcACTATGGCGTTTATCAAACAACACGTAATCTTGTATTTCGAAATAAGAACCAGATTCTTTCTCTACCATTCATTGTCGCTTAGCAAAATAATCTGTGTGTGGGTGCCGCCAAATCATAGTTCTATGTAAAAGCAATGCGAAGGAAAAGAGATTAGAACCCCTCTTtaaagaggaggaagagggagaagaaaaaaaaaaaaaaaaacactgacagcataaaacattaatctgaACAGATATTTATAGCACTGAATTTTCATCTTGGTGTTAACAGGACTTTTTGTCATGTCCAACTCAAAGTATCGCAAACTGGAATCATTAAAGGTAGGGTGGGCAATTGTCGGAGAGggtagcaatagcaagctagctttgaaagcataagacccttcaaaaaaaaaaaaaacacatacagcaGGGAGCACACAAAAGCATCACAAGAGACGgcattaaactacctcatgtctcaaagcacataacattacaataataatgaacaaacaACTTCGAGCACTGACCTGTATCACCttactgctgcagattcatttctgcgttgatagtgttgccattgaaGCACATAAATTGGAGTCACAAACCGCTCCGAGTATAACGTCATTGGTTTCCATCTCTTCCAAATAACGGTAGTTATGgcatgaacgcagcataagctcgttgttttggttcaggaggaactgtaaaggTGCCTGCTGTTTCGGTTGCAGTGCACAGTGACTGACATCTGTCTAACTATGCATAGCATGAAATACGCAGATGACGTGCAATGTCTGCGCAAGCAGTGTGTGTGGaggtataaaaatacatatgttgacaggaTGTTGCATCATTGCACTtggaccgaatgcaatgattggacaaatattttatggtcctacaccttccaaagatgatacacacaaatatatttagaccacttaacttagtgattgctatcaggatgtgaagactTTCAAccagaacaacaaaaaaagtgtttatggaACAAAATCGCCTACCCTGCCTTTAAGAATCAGAACCTAAATCATCAGTTTGCATATATTCTCAATACTATTGATAGGGAGGCAAACTCACAGCACCTATGATTAAGAAATAAACGATGGCAAAGTGCAAGAGTTTGCTCTTAACTTTACTGTTATTTCACTCATAGTTTACGAATTTATTCAATGTGTCGTCTTTGATATTTTTAAACGTCTTTCTAAAGCTGTGACTGTTTTACAAGGCTCCTAAACAGCAGGATTTGGGCGGGTTCGCCAAGGGGTCCACACGTTTCATATGAAAGCAGTGCAAGTATACAGACTACATAAAAACACGGCTTAAACGAAATTATCAGTGTTAAATATCAAATTACTTAACGTTTTGACGAATTTTTGCCTGGGTTATTTTACGTATATGCACACATAACATGAACACTTGTGTTTTCgaataatattgttaaatcaaaattaaataatgcCAATCCACCCTTGCGCACATACCCACCTTTCCTCTTTGTTTGGACACACTGGTTCAATCCTACTGATAAACTAAGTGGCAGAACGCAGAGATAAATGTTCACCATCCAGGCCAGAGCCAGGCGTTTGTAGAAAGACATTGTCATGTGTATTGTTTTCGGTAGTAATGGTCGATGACTACGTGTGTTCACACTAAGCCATGGGAGTTAAATGAAGCTCTGTGTCAGCTAGTCTGTATTAGCGTCCGCTTTCAGCCTAGCTAGCCGAGCTCAAAACAGCTATTCATCCAAACTGCATAATTAACTACAGCACATTCCAACTACCCACCACAACCATACCATCCATTAAGAAACTCAAACTGTATTACTCAAAGCAGCTTGGAGGAGGAATTAAACTAACGGACTGTCGAAATTCAAATACCCACTAGCTGGTTAGCAGAGATTAAACAACCCCCCATTCCCCTCCTCCATGTCAAACAAACCAACGTTAAATGGCGAGAATCAAGCCTTTTTCTCACCTGGAGTTAGCCTGTGTTCTCCACCCATAGACTGGGGCGACATCGAGTGTGCCGGGCTTTCTGTTGACGGGCGAAGACCGCATCTCTGCGGGGAAGGAGTAGTCGGAGTCCCCGGTAGAGGATTGCACCTCCTTCGCTTGGGGGACTGCGGGCTGAGAAGGGCCTCAAACTCCATAGATCGCTTCAACGTCGCGCCACAAGCCATGATCGCTGATTTAATGGGACAATAAACAAGAACGACGGTAAAATGACACCTTTTCGATAATAAAATGCGTCGATTTCCCTTTCTAACTCGACTTTTGCGGGGTTTTTATTGAGCTTCGCACGATGTCGGCGGCCCCCCCTCTGTTCGCTCACCGGTTTAAACGCCAAGTGCCAGATTTGTAGCAAAAATGCTAAAACGACACAGCCGAGGACTGTACCATTCACGGAGAGGGGAGAGGGGAATGTTATAAACAAGTTTGTCTTTTCTCAAATAACATTAAAtcatactttattttgtttgctaagcaacaaaaacattaacacgattcaaaatatattgcataaatataagctttatgtaaaataactttttacttTATGAGTAAATTTACTAGAGTGGTAATCGTCCCAACCTGTGATTCGTGGTTTGTTAATGCCCTCTCTTAACATAGTTTCTAGCGATGTGTTGCTCCAAATCAAAAcgattattaataatgaaagtGATAGTTATACTTACTCAGGTTTATGCTTGCCATTGTTTAGCTTTTCCTGTATAAACAGGCCTCTTGCGCCGACTTTTAGGTGGAGGCTATTTGAATATAGAAAAGAACACCTTTTACTATAAATTAACTTGATATTTTAAGATCCATGTACGATCATTATCTAActtatgaatatatattaaatagcctaggtaaatatataatatgaacacattatgtataatatttgaataataatataggcctaatatttgctcttttttcgtcaatatttgtttttctaatttaaacaatatctttACATGCTAACTGAACTCTTTCAGTTTACCTAAACTCCTTTTGGATCAGTATCTTTCActctaagaaaagaaaaactttcAATTTCTACTCCTCCAACAGCTTAATCCTGATTGGTGCTTTACAATCATATGACTCTGATCAATATTTATTGAGTTTATTTGGCCAATGACCATATTTCTGTTGGATTTGCAtgttggtgtttgtttgtttgtttgtgttagacCTAAAAGCAGTCTTTAAACTCACAAGAAATAATTTCCTTACTGTCTCTTTACATTTAAACCACCTCTGTATAGACACAGTGTGAGGTTATTTTCACATTGCTGACTCCATATGAATATCACAGActtttatatatcaatatttgtcaattttgacttaatccgatgaaaataatgtaaaatgtaaaacatatcGGCAGTTCGTAATGTAGGCCTAATTGATAACATATATAcaattacaacccgaattccagaaatgttgggacgttttttaaatttcaataaaatgaaatccaaaagactttcaaatcacaaatcacacattttattcacaatagaacataaataacataacaaatgtttaaactgagaaaacagttttatgcacaaaatgagctcatttcaaatttgatacctgctacaggtctcaaaatagttgggacgggggcatgtttaccatggtgtagcatctcctcttcttttcaaaacagtttgaagacatctgggcatcaaagttatgagtttctggagttttggtgttggaatttggtcccattcttgcctgatataggtttccagctgctgaagagttcgtggtcgtctttgacgtatttttcgtttaatgatgcgccaaatgttctctaaaggtgaaagatctggacagcaggcaggccaattcagcacccggactcttctacaacgaagccatgctgttgtaatagctgcagtatgcagttttgcattgtcctgctgaaatacacaaggccttccctgaaatagacgttttctggaggggagcatatgttgctctaaaacctttatatacttttcagcattcatagtgccttccaaaacacgCAAGCTGCctataccgtatgcacttatgcacccccataccatcagagatgctggcttttgaactgaatgctgataacacactggaaggtctcttttttgagacctgtagcaggcttcaaatttgaaatgagctcatttagtggataaaagtgtaaaaatttctccatttaaacatttgttatgttatctatgttctattgtgaataaaatattggctcatgtgatttgaaaagtcttttagttttcattttattcaaatttaaaaaaaaaaaagtcccaccatttccggaattcgggttgtgaATCAAAATTTATCTGAAAGAATATAGAGCTCCTCAAACAGTGCTGTATCATCAAGAGGTTTGAtattcagggggaaaaaaatgtctttttaataatgtatcagTAAATTAATTGGTCAGATTGTAAAGTGTAAGTATGGTTTCCTAAACAAtgtaacagtattttatttaacttataataataatgcagaAGACCTTCTGTTCAAACAGAAGTTAATATAAGATTACACTAATTACATTGCATTTTACTTTATTAGCAGACTCTTTCTTAACAAATTAACATACAATAATATGCTTATCGTATCATAACAATTACTCTTCGTGATAGTAAGACATACAGCCAAGAAATGTGATGAAGGCAGAGATGAAGTGTGTATTACAGAATGTACTACAAAGCATAATGTACAATCTTTCCAAAGGGGAGGTGATGTTTTTGCCAGCAGTCATCAAAAATGTCGAAGGTATTTTGTCTCACAGTGTaatctatatatattttggCATATTTTATGCTTGGGTCAAAATGTAGCTGTTGAGTCAGCTGTTCTGAGTGTGTTTAGTAGGTCATTTCACTCCTGTAGAAAAGGCTTTAGAGAAACAGCATTATACATCAAAAGCTGATCACAATACACACTGACCTATTGTATGTTCCCTTAATTTATAAACATGTTAAAGTTCTTATTAGAATGCCATCTTcttcatttcatattttcatatttcccacactttacactgtaatttatTTGATATCCTGCAAATTCTTATCACAAGCAATGTAACGGCAAGGCATACTATAATAAAGAACtacatttcagcaaaatggatgAAAATGATGACCTTGAAGACTTTATAAGATTTGTATGCTGTTTTGCTGGTTGTCTACACTCTCAGAAATAGTATCTGGATTACTATTACTCACTGTCTGATCCTTGCTCTTTTTGCcagaattattttcatttttttggctATGAGTTTTTCCCAAAGTATGTTCCCTGCAACATTTGAACAGTGCTAACAGTTCTCCCCTCAGCTCTCGGCAGCGTAGGGCGTATAGGAGCGGGTTTACACACGAGTTCACCAGGCAGAGCGTGCTACAGAAAGCGAATATTCGctgttgtgttttatcaagGGTCACCATGACATCCACCATCATAAAAGAAAGGACAGGCAGCCAACAAACCGCGAGGATTAGGAGGATCAGACTGAAGGTGCGTGCGAGATGAATGTCCATTCGCATTCGAGTCTGTCCTTTTATGCTCGGCCTCCCCAACTTTGGTCCATCCGTTGCTGCTTCATGGTTCAACTTTGATCCACCCATTGCTGCTTCATGCCGGTTTGCTTTCCACAGGATGAGGGCATAAGCCACTGTGATAAGGAACAGCACCACAAGTTGCAGGCCCGTCCAGCATGCCAGGTAGCGATGATCCACAAAGGGGAAAAGACGGGAACAAGGAGGATCAAATCTGGTTGTGCACCTCCAACCCATCAGAGGAAGGAATGAAATTATAATTGTTACACACCATAATAATACTATAGCCCGCTTGGCCCTTGTGCGTGTCAATAGCACCTTGTAATTGGAAGCCTGGTAAAAGCAGAGATAACGGTCCAGCGCTGTCAGCAATAGACTTCCCACAGAGCCTGTGAAGGCCATTGTGACACCACCCAGCTTGAACAGATAGATATTAGCGCCGTCGCCATTACTGTTGCCTTTACTATAAAGATGGAAATATAGAAAACTTATGGTGAAGACACAGCTGGCAAAAGTGTCAGCCAGTGCCAAGCTGCCGAT includes:
- the cnr2 gene encoding cannabinoid receptor 2, translating into MGSGLEPDQEAMLNLNESTPKTLTTDSNLCNNLQCYMVLSEPEQKAIGSICLLAGPVTFLENVLVLVVIASSATLRRRPSYLFIGSLALADTFASCVFTISFLYFHLYSKGNSNGDGANIYLFKLGGVTMAFTGSVGSLLLTALDRYLCFYQASNYKVLLTRTRAKRAIVLLWCVTIIISFLPLMGWRCTTRFDPPCSRLFPFVDHRYLACWTGLQLVVLFLITVAYALILWKANRHEAAMGGSKLNHEAATDGPKLGRPSIKGQTRMRMDIHLARTFSLILLILAVCWLPVLSFMMVDVMVTLDKTQQRIFAFCSTLCLVNSCVNPLLYALRCRELRGELLALFKCCREHTLGKTHSQKNENNSGKKSKDQTVSNSNPDTISESVDNQQNSIQIL